One window of the Chryseobacterium camelliae genome contains the following:
- the argS gene encoding arginine--tRNA ligase: MNIKNIVGEKLSEVILNMYQLKDINLEVQENKTEFEGDFTIVTFPLVKQLKKNPESIAVELGEALTTQTDLLENFNVVKGFLNIKIRNQFFLGNLKSVSEGIDAVEPKNATVMIEYSSPNTNKPLHLGHIRNNLLGFSVSQILREAGYDVIRTQIINDRGIHICKSMLAWEKFGNGSTPEATHTKGDKFVGNYYVEFDKQYKQQISGLMQDGMTEEQAKKEAPLIKEAQAMLLDWENGDENVRNLWKEMNAWVYAGFNETYKRLGVEFDQVQYESNTYILGKDLIQQGLDKGVLYRKEDGSVWCDLTDEGLDQKLLLRSDGTSVYMTQDLGTAVERFKQNNIQKLIYTVGNEQDYHFQVLFKILKKLGYEWADHLYHLSYGMVELPNGKMKSREGTVVDADDLMQEMYETAKAKAIELGKLEGLSEEAREASYETVGIGALKYFMLKVDPKKKMLFNPEESIEFNGNTGPFIQYTYARIQSLLAKADAGYAEVKDYTHVELNESEKELIMLLANYKPVVEKAAESLSPAQIANYVYELVKAYNSFYQSNIILKLEDEQLKNFRLSLSDLTAKVIKKALRLLGIETVNRM; this comes from the coding sequence ATGAACATCAAAAATATCGTAGGCGAAAAGCTTTCAGAGGTGATCCTCAATATGTATCAGTTGAAGGACATCAACCTGGAAGTTCAGGAAAATAAGACCGAATTTGAAGGCGATTTTACAATTGTGACCTTTCCGCTGGTAAAGCAGCTGAAAAAAAATCCGGAAAGTATTGCGGTGGAACTTGGGGAGGCCCTGACTACTCAGACTGATCTTTTGGAAAACTTTAATGTGGTTAAAGGATTTTTAAATATCAAGATCAGGAACCAGTTCTTCCTTGGTAATCTAAAGTCAGTATCGGAAGGTATCGATGCTGTAGAGCCGAAAAATGCGACGGTAATGATCGAATATTCATCTCCGAATACCAATAAACCGCTTCACTTAGGGCATATCCGGAATAATCTTTTAGGCTTCTCCGTATCTCAGATCCTTAGGGAAGCCGGATATGATGTGATCAGGACCCAGATCATTAATGACCGGGGGATCCATATCTGTAAATCGATGCTGGCCTGGGAAAAATTCGGAAACGGATCTACTCCTGAAGCTACCCATACGAAAGGGGATAAATTTGTCGGGAACTATTATGTAGAGTTCGACAAGCAATATAAGCAGCAGATTTCCGGATTGATGCAGGATGGAATGACGGAAGAGCAGGCAAAAAAGGAAGCACCGCTTATTAAAGAAGCTCAGGCCATGTTGCTGGATTGGGAAAACGGAGACGAAAACGTAAGGAACCTATGGAAAGAAATGAATGCATGGGTCTATGCAGGATTCAATGAAACCTACAAAAGACTCGGTGTTGAATTTGACCAGGTTCAGTACGAAAGCAATACCTATATTCTTGGAAAAGACCTTATTCAGCAGGGACTTGATAAAGGCGTGCTGTACCGGAAAGAAGACGGTTCGGTATGGTGTGACCTGACCGACGAAGGACTGGACCAGAAACTCCTGCTGCGTTCAGACGGAACCTCAGTTTATATGACGCAGGATCTTGGTACCGCTGTAGAGCGTTTCAAGCAGAACAATATCCAGAAACTGATCTATACCGTAGGAAACGAGCAGGATTACCATTTCCAGGTTTTATTTAAAATCTTGAAAAAGCTGGGATATGAATGGGCAGATCATCTGTATCACCTTTCTTATGGAATGGTGGAGCTCCCGAACGGTAAAATGAAATCCCGTGAAGGTACTGTAGTGGATGCCGATGATTTGATGCAGGAAATGTATGAAACTGCCAAGGCAAAAGCTATTGAATTAGGAAAGCTGGAAGGCCTTTCGGAAGAAGCTCGTGAAGCTTCTTATGAAACAGTAGGTATAGGAGCATTAAAATATTTTATGCTGAAAGTAGACCCTAAGAAAAAAATGCTTTTCAATCCTGAAGAAAGTATTGAATTTAACGGAAATACAGGTCCTTTCATCCAGTATACGTATGCACGTATTCAGTCCCTGCTGGCCAAAGCAGATGCGGGTTATGCAGAAGTAAAGGATTATACTCATGTTGAATTGAATGAGTCTGAAAAAGAACTGATCATGCTTCTGGCTAACTACAAGCCTGTCGTGGAAAAAGCTGCCGAATCATTAAGCCCGGCTCAGATCGCTAATTATGTATATGAACTGGTGAAAGCATACAATTCATTCTACCAGAGCAATATCATCCTGAAGCTTGAAGATGAGCAGCTGAAAAACTTCAGGTTAAGCCTATCTGACCTTACCGCTAAGGTGATCAAAAAAGCACTTCGACTGCTGGGAATTGAAACCGTAAACAGAATGTAA
- a CDS encoding BamA/TamA family outer membrane protein — translation MKNRFNRYLTYALASGITSAAVSCSNTKYLKEGQMLYTGAEVKIENDTLPKKEKNALKSELESNLTPKPNSSFLGLRPRLFFYNITKEPKKEKGLRYWLKYKVGEKPVLLSDVDREFNRDIIENYSENQGYFNAAATYDTVSKNRKAEVIYTLRPGARYLISNVKFQQDSTVINQEIQKLTGRTLLKTGNPFDLDVIKSERQRIDDGLKERGFYYFHPDNIIVQADSTVSKNHKVELNVKLKDNTPDLATQQFSIDKVIVFPNYNILDVKNGKYSIPVDKDSLSKYAYEDIYVIDPQHKFKPKIFDRALYFKTGDLYNRTDHNLTLNRLISLGVFKFVKNEFVVSDSLRHRFDAYYLLTPRELQSLRLEALGRTNSANYAGSELNLNWTHRNFFRGAEQFKAAVYGAFDVQVGGPKDANNIFRAGANAQLSIPRIVAPFRFNSSSAFVPRTNITLGYEFQNRTQLYTLNTFNASFGYVWKENARKEHDLKIIDVTYVSPANITPKFQEQASQNPYLQRVVDKQLIFGPTYSYTYTNTMLPKTNTIYYKGMVDLAGNLTGLLSGANAKEGKQKTIFDVPFSQYAKMEHDFRFYHKFAEKTSFASRIIAGIAYPYGNSVQIPYSRQFFVGGSNSIRAFRARTLGPGSYDPRTQKDTFFFDQSGDIKLEMNAEYRANLYKFLNVAVFADAGNIWLVNADEQRPGGQFSKEFLSEVAVGAGVGLRLDFSILVLRLDLAMPLRVPYYEKGDRWTFNRIDFGNSDWRKDNLILNIAIGYPF, via the coding sequence ATGAAAAACAGATTCAATAGATATCTTACCTATGCTTTAGCCTCAGGAATTACTTCTGCTGCAGTCTCCTGCAGCAACACCAAGTACCTCAAAGAGGGACAGATGCTGTATACAGGAGCTGAAGTTAAAATAGAAAACGATACGCTTCCGAAAAAAGAAAAGAATGCCCTGAAATCTGAGCTGGAAAGCAACCTGACGCCCAAGCCCAATTCATCTTTCCTGGGATTGCGTCCGAGACTGTTTTTTTATAATATTACCAAAGAACCGAAAAAGGAAAAAGGCTTGCGGTACTGGCTGAAATACAAGGTTGGTGAAAAACCGGTTCTCCTCAGCGATGTAGACCGCGAATTCAACCGGGACATCATTGAAAACTATTCAGAAAACCAGGGATACTTTAATGCTGCGGCTACTTATGATACAGTCTCCAAGAACAGGAAGGCAGAGGTAATTTACACGCTGAGACCGGGAGCAAGGTACCTGATCAGCAATGTCAAATTCCAGCAGGATTCTACAGTGATCAACCAGGAAATCCAAAAGCTGACGGGCAGGACGTTGTTGAAAACCGGCAATCCGTTTGACCTGGATGTCATCAAATCTGAGCGCCAGAGAATAGACGATGGCTTAAAAGAAAGAGGGTTTTATTATTTCCATCCGGATAATATTATTGTTCAGGCAGACAGTACCGTGAGCAAAAACCATAAAGTGGAACTGAATGTGAAGCTCAAGGATAACACCCCGGATCTGGCTACACAACAGTTCAGCATTGATAAGGTAATCGTATTCCCTAACTACAATATCCTCGATGTAAAAAACGGGAAATATTCTATTCCGGTGGATAAAGATTCTCTTTCCAAATATGCCTATGAAGATATTTACGTGATTGATCCGCAGCATAAGTTCAAACCGAAAATTTTTGACCGGGCTTTATATTTCAAAACCGGGGACTTATACAACCGGACAGATCACAATCTTACGCTTAACAGGCTGATCAGTCTGGGGGTATTCAAATTTGTGAAAAATGAATTTGTGGTTTCAGATTCACTCCGGCATCGTTTCGATGCTTACTACCTTCTGACGCCACGCGAACTCCAGTCGCTGCGCCTGGAAGCTCTCGGAAGAACGAATTCGGCCAACTATGCAGGAAGCGAACTGAACCTCAACTGGACGCACCGTAATTTTTTCCGTGGGGCGGAACAGTTTAAAGCAGCTGTTTACGGAGCTTTTGACGTACAGGTGGGCGGACCGAAAGATGCGAACAATATTTTCCGTGCCGGTGCGAATGCACAGCTTTCAATTCCTAGGATCGTGGCACCGTTCCGATTCAATTCTTCCAGTGCCTTCGTGCCGAGAACCAATATTACGTTAGGATATGAATTCCAGAACCGGACACAATTGTATACCCTGAATACATTCAATGCATCTTTTGGCTATGTCTGGAAGGAAAATGCGCGAAAGGAACATGACCTGAAGATCATTGATGTCACCTATGTTTCTCCGGCCAATATTACCCCAAAATTCCAGGAGCAGGCCAGCCAGAATCCCTATCTGCAAAGGGTAGTTGATAAGCAGCTGATCTTCGGGCCTACTTATAGCTATACGTATACCAATACGATGCTGCCGAAAACCAATACCATTTATTATAAAGGAATGGTAGATTTAGCAGGAAACCTTACCGGACTATTGAGCGGAGCCAATGCCAAGGAGGGGAAGCAGAAAACAATTTTTGATGTTCCTTTCAGCCAGTATGCGAAAATGGAACATGATTTCAGGTTTTACCATAAGTTTGCAGAGAAAACGTCTTTCGCATCGAGGATTATAGCAGGTATTGCCTATCCTTACGGGAACTCTGTGCAGATTCCGTATTCAAGGCAGTTTTTTGTGGGAGGAAGCAACAGTATCCGGGCATTCCGTGCTAGAACACTCGGGCCGGGAAGTTATGATCCGAGGACACAGAAGGATACATTTTTCTTTGATCAGTCGGGTGATATTAAACTGGAAATGAATGCGGAATACAGGGCTAACCTTTACAAGTTTTTAAATGTAGCGGTCTTTGCCGATGCCGGAAACATCTGGCTGGTTAATGCTGACGAACAAAGACCGGGAGGCCAGTTTTCCAAAGAATTCCTGAGCGAAGTGGCTGTAGGTGCCGGGGTAGGTCTCCGACTGGACTTCTCTATTTTAGTCCTGAGGCTTGATCTTGCCATGCCGTTAAGGGTGCCTTATTATGAAAAAGGTGATCGCTGGACTTTCAACAGGATCGACTTCGGAAATTCTGACTGGAGAAAAGATAACTTAATTTTAAACATTGCTATCGGATATCCGTTCTAA
- a CDS encoding ribonuclease HII, giving the protein MELLKKWTDCYIEAGCDEVGRGCLSGPVVAAAVIIDDTFEQNLINDSKKLNFKTRQELDMYIKENVKCYAIAELPPEFIDQHNILNASIHAMHNALDKLTIKPEFILVDGNRFHPYNYIPHLCIVQGDSKMLSIAAASILAKNYRDKLMINLHEEHPEYGWDTNFGYATKKHQEALIKHGPTKYHRQSFRLKYD; this is encoded by the coding sequence ATGGAATTGTTAAAAAAATGGACGGATTGTTATATTGAAGCGGGTTGCGATGAGGTGGGAAGAGGTTGTCTGAGTGGTCCTGTGGTTGCAGCGGCCGTCATTATAGATGATACCTTCGAACAAAATCTCATTAATGATTCTAAAAAATTAAATTTTAAAACCCGGCAGGAGCTTGATATGTATATCAAGGAAAATGTGAAATGCTATGCCATTGCAGAATTACCTCCCGAATTCATAGATCAGCATAATATATTGAATGCCAGTATACATGCAATGCATAATGCTTTAGATAAGCTGACTATTAAACCTGAATTTATTCTGGTTGACGGAAACCGTTTCCATCCTTATAATTATATTCCCCATCTGTGCATTGTACAGGGAGACTCAAAGATGCTGTCTATTGCCGCCGCTTCTATCCTGGCTAAAAATTACAGGGATAAATTAATGATCAATCTGCATGAAGAGCATCCCGAGTACGGATGGGATACAAATTTCGGATATGCAACCAAAAAACATCAGGAAGCCCTGATCAAGCATGGTCCCACGAAGTACCACAGACAATCTTTCCGATTGAAGTACGATTAA
- a CDS encoding SusC/RagA family TonB-linked outer membrane protein → MKKITVGILTLVLSSSLAVSNAQEKRSDTVRTQEIEGVVVTALGIKREKKSLGYATQEVKGEDVNKNPTPNFLNNLSGQVAGLDVKQSTNFGGSINVVLRGFKSFSGSNQPLFVVDGVPIINNNINTSSQATGRYGIDYGNAASDINPNDIETINVLKGAAAAALYGSRAANGAIIITTKKGKKNQKGIGVEYSSSVTISSIDRTTFPKYQTEYGQGYVGEDEWGSYNGDLAAGFGSDASYGPKYDPNLLVYQYDAFIPGSPNFGKATPWTMAKNGPISFFKNGSNFTNSVSLSGGDNTATYRINYTNQDATDIMPNSSLVKNNFGGNASYKITEKLTASLYANYITQKTKGRNDTGYNGNILTGFRQWWPTNVDVKQQEEFYNISHQNYTWNITSPTDLAPQYWDNIYFQRYQNYQNDSRDRFSGNVSLSYDVSKELNFLLRLSNDSYSMTTEERKANGSVPNIFGLNPNTPQPSGYQIGNYRLSERNYDFIGTYKKDLTEDLNLNGVLGTNIRYNTAYSDIHSTVGGLSVPNYFDISNSKERPLNQTTDVSKQIIGLFAQASLGYKNTYYLEGTIRRDQSTALSKGNNVYWYPSVSGSVVFSNLIKAPWLSFAKARANYAVVGNDTDANQLIDTYLAGSPFGSQPVYQFNGVLKNPDLVAEKLKSMEFGIETSFLKNRIGFDATWYKNDSENLISNVLVSYASGTTLQKQNIGNLRTEAFELSLRLTPIKSQSFSWNLVANWSNPKTTITALKNGVDNLALQTNTSQGGVTLNAPLGGLYGTIYGSDFIYAPDGQKVIDPNTGAYMKTTTTNNNLGSYQAQWFGGLRNTVTYKNLSLSFLIDMKKGGKVFSLDQSYGYGTGIYADSVGLNDLGNPIRNTLANGGGIIQQGVIPDPNNPGQYITNNVRLDKSWSSQVLNTDPPAAAFVYDASYIKLREASITYNLSKEALGSKFIQGMSFSLIGSNLWIIHKNLPYADPEAGLSSGNLQGYQSGVMPTTRNFSFNVKVNF, encoded by the coding sequence ATGAAGAAAATAACTGTAGGTATACTTACTCTAGTACTATCTTCATCCCTAGCTGTATCCAATGCTCAGGAAAAGAGATCTGATACAGTGAGAACTCAGGAGATCGAAGGGGTTGTAGTTACCGCATTGGGTATTAAAAGAGAAAAGAAATCATTGGGGTATGCTACCCAAGAAGTAAAAGGAGAGGATGTCAACAAAAATCCGACACCAAATTTTCTAAACAATTTATCCGGACAGGTTGCTGGTCTGGATGTTAAGCAAAGTACGAATTTCGGAGGTTCTATTAATGTCGTGCTGAGAGGGTTTAAATCTTTTTCAGGAAGCAATCAGCCTTTGTTTGTTGTTGATGGTGTTCCTATCATTAATAATAATATCAATACATCAAGTCAGGCTACCGGTCGTTACGGAATCGATTATGGTAACGCGGCATCTGACATTAATCCAAATGATATAGAGACCATAAATGTGCTCAAAGGGGCTGCGGCAGCTGCTTTGTATGGTTCCCGTGCTGCCAATGGTGCGATTATCATTACTACTAAAAAAGGCAAAAAGAACCAAAAAGGAATAGGGGTTGAATATTCAAGTTCAGTTACGATTTCTTCTATTGACAGGACAACATTTCCAAAATATCAGACAGAATATGGTCAGGGATATGTAGGAGAAGATGAGTGGGGAAGTTATAATGGTGACCTGGCAGCAGGCTTTGGAAGCGATGCTTCTTACGGACCAAAATATGATCCAAACTTATTGGTGTATCAATATGATGCATTTATACCAGGTTCTCCGAACTTTGGTAAAGCAACTCCTTGGACCATGGCTAAGAACGGGCCTATTTCATTTTTCAAAAACGGTTCCAACTTTACGAATAGTGTATCCCTGAGTGGAGGAGATAATACAGCTACTTATAGAATTAATTACACGAATCAGGATGCCACGGATATAATGCCGAATAGCTCATTGGTGAAAAATAATTTTGGGGGTAATGCATCTTATAAAATAACAGAAAAGCTAACAGCATCCTTGTATGCCAACTATATTACTCAGAAAACCAAGGGTCGGAATGATACCGGATATAATGGTAATATACTCACCGGTTTCAGACAATGGTGGCCTACAAATGTAGATGTTAAGCAACAAGAAGAGTTTTATAATATCTCCCACCAGAATTATACATGGAATATCACCAGTCCTACAGATCTTGCACCGCAATACTGGGATAATATTTATTTCCAGCGCTATCAAAATTATCAAAATGATAGCAGAGATAGATTCAGTGGGAACGTTTCTTTAAGCTATGATGTTTCAAAAGAATTGAATTTCTTACTCCGGTTAAGTAATGATAGCTATAGTATGACTACCGAGGAAAGAAAGGCTAATGGTTCTGTTCCTAATATCTTTGGTCTTAATCCAAATACACCTCAGCCTTCAGGCTATCAGATCGGTAATTACAGATTGTCTGAAAGGAATTATGATTTTATTGGAACGTACAAAAAGGATCTTACTGAGGATTTAAACTTGAATGGTGTACTTGGTACCAATATCCGTTATAATACTGCATACTCGGATATTCATTCTACAGTAGGTGGGCTAAGTGTTCCCAATTATTTTGACATATCAAACTCTAAAGAAAGACCGCTTAATCAAACTACTGATGTAAGTAAACAGATTATCGGACTATTTGCCCAGGCTAGCCTAGGGTATAAAAATACCTATTACCTGGAAGGAACAATAAGAAGGGATCAAAGTACAGCTTTGTCAAAGGGCAATAATGTGTATTGGTACCCGTCCGTTTCCGGTAGTGTTGTATTCTCAAATTTAATCAAGGCGCCATGGTTAAGTTTTGCCAAAGCTCGTGCCAATTACGCTGTTGTAGGAAATGATACGGATGCTAATCAGCTAATAGATACTTATTTGGCGGGCTCTCCGTTTGGGTCGCAACCTGTGTATCAATTTAACGGAGTTTTAAAAAATCCAGATCTGGTAGCTGAGAAATTGAAAAGTATGGAATTTGGTATCGAAACTTCATTTTTAAAAAACAGGATTGGTTTTGATGCTACATGGTATAAAAATGATTCAGAAAATCTGATTTCAAATGTACTTGTGTCTTATGCTTCCGGTACTACATTACAGAAACAGAATATTGGTAACTTGAGAACTGAGGCATTTGAACTGTCATTACGATTGACTCCTATTAAATCTCAAAGTTTTTCTTGGAATTTAGTAGCCAACTGGTCAAATCCTAAGACTACTATTACAGCACTTAAAAATGGAGTAGATAATTTAGCCTTACAAACCAATACTTCTCAAGGAGGTGTTACATTGAATGCTCCTTTAGGCGGATTGTACGGAACAATTTATGGCTCTGATTTTATTTATGCTCCGGATGGACAAAAAGTAATTGATCCGAATACGGGTGCTTACATGAAAACAACAACAACGAATAACAATCTGGGCAGTTATCAGGCTCAGTGGTTCGGAGGATTAAGAAATACAGTGACGTATAAAAATCTCTCTCTGAGTTTCTTAATTGATATGAAGAAAGGAGGGAAAGTGTTTTCTTTAGATCAATCTTATGGCTACGGAACGGGTATATATGCTGATTCAGTGGGCTTGAATGATTTAGGTAATCCAATCAGAAATACTTTGGCAAACGGTGGCGGGATTATTCAGCAGGGAGTTATCCCGGATCCTAACAATCCCGGACAATATATAACCAATAATGTTCGGTTAGATAAATCATGGTCCAGCCAGGTATTAAATACAGACCCTCCGGCAGCTGCATTTGTCTATGATGCAAGTTATATTAAGCTGAGAGAAGCTTCTATTACCTATAACTTATCAAAAGAAGCTTTGGGTTCTAAATTTATTCAGGGAATGTCATTTAGTCTGATAGGAAGTAATCTTTGGATTATCCATAAAAACTTGCCGTATGCTGATCCTGAAGCAGGATTATCGTCGGGAAATTTACAAGGATATCAGTCAGGGGTTATGCCTACAACAAGGAACTTCTCATTTAATGTAAAAGTTAATTTTTAA
- a CDS encoding SusD/RagB family nutrient-binding outer membrane lipoprotein, with protein MKKIIIPILLGTLTLFTSCASDDINLDPHSAYTTIPSTLVTNAQKELSDYVNTCSVNENNFRLTMQYWQETTYVEESNYNFTNRNVSNQIYVDNYVNVLNSLVKAKELINAYQPVPSEVNTWPKIKQNQLAIIDIMQVYTYQILVDTFGNIPYSQANQLGNNVAPAYDDGAGVYANLITRLQQDIANIDLNGGLNSASDDFSSADKFYSGSLSGWKTFGNSLLLKLGIALADSNPSLAQQTSATAISNGVMTSSANDCKIQYLSGSPNWNPIYENVKASNRNDFVGGKTLVDYMNANNDARISRYFKPVGNTGNYIGQAIGQPASFANFSAPGNFAYTATTPGIIMNYTEVAFYLTEASARWGIGGSAAVNYANAITSSFTDWGATADAAAYIVTHPYNASNWKQSVGQQAWVAMYNQPLTSWNFWRRLDYPALQPASAATISSVPVRMTYPASEYQTNGANVNAAASAIGGDLLTTKIFWDKL; from the coding sequence ATGAAAAAAATCATAATACCGATATTGTTAGGGACGTTGACATTATTTACCAGTTGTGCATCGGATGATATCAATCTGGATCCACACTCGGCCTATACAACTATTCCTTCCACATTAGTAACCAATGCTCAAAAAGAATTAAGTGATTATGTAAATACATGCAGTGTTAATGAAAATAATTTTCGATTGACCATGCAATATTGGCAGGAAACAACCTATGTTGAAGAAAGTAATTATAATTTTACTAACAGAAACGTATCGAATCAGATATATGTAGATAATTACGTTAATGTTTTAAACAGTTTAGTAAAAGCCAAGGAATTGATAAATGCTTATCAACCAGTGCCTTCTGAAGTAAATACCTGGCCTAAAATTAAACAGAATCAATTAGCGATAATCGACATTATGCAGGTGTATACTTATCAGATTTTAGTAGATACTTTCGGCAATATCCCATATTCGCAGGCTAATCAGCTTGGAAACAATGTTGCGCCGGCCTATGATGACGGAGCAGGGGTTTATGCTAATTTGATAACAAGGTTACAACAGGATATAGCAAATATTGATCTGAACGGAGGATTGAACTCTGCTTCAGATGATTTCTCTTCTGCGGACAAATTTTATTCAGGAAGTTTATCAGGATGGAAAACATTCGGTAATTCTCTTCTTCTAAAGTTAGGAATTGCACTTGCGGATTCTAATCCGTCATTAGCACAGCAAACTTCCGCTACTGCTATCAGTAATGGAGTAATGACTTCCTCCGCAAATGATTGTAAAATTCAATATTTATCAGGCTCACCCAACTGGAATCCAATTTATGAAAACGTAAAAGCGAGTAATAGAAATGATTTTGTAGGAGGAAAAACATTAGTGGATTATATGAATGCGAATAATGATGCTAGAATATCACGGTATTTTAAACCTGTTGGTAATACAGGGAACTATATTGGTCAGGCAATCGGCCAACCTGCATCTTTTGCCAACTTTTCTGCACCGGGTAATTTCGCATATACAGCTACTACCCCAGGAATCATTATGAATTATACTGAAGTTGCATTTTATCTTACAGAAGCAAGTGCACGATGGGGCATAGGAGGAAGTGCAGCTGTAAATTACGCTAATGCCATTACTTCATCTTTTACAGACTGGGGCGCAACTGCAGATGCGGCGGCATATATTGTAACTCATCCTTATAATGCTTCAAACTGGAAGCAGTCTGTTGGTCAGCAGGCATGGGTAGCCATGTATAATCAACCTCTTACCTCATGGAATTTCTGGCGAAGGCTAGATTACCCGGCTCTTCAACCGGCAAGTGCTGCAACAATATCCAGTGTTCCCGTACGTATGACCTATCCTGCAAGTGAATATCAGACTAACGGGGCAAATGTTAATGCAGCTGCTTCAGCAATAGGTGGAGACCTGCTCACAACTAAGATCTTTTGGGACAAACTTTAG
- a CDS encoding YihY/virulence factor BrkB family protein — protein sequence MKNNLTFFWDVLKETFKEWNKSSASKDSASLAYYAIFSIPGLLIIIIWIAGNFFGEEAIRGEISSQISGIMGADVATSIQDMIAGALIDKENIFMKIVGIGSLVFGSTTLFFQLQHSLNTLWDVESAPKKAFVKFLIDRANSLGMILVLGFLLMTTMILSSLISLLNNWITSYFGYETYMLVEVINFAVGLAVVMLLFALMFKVLPDVRIRWRSVWKGAFLTAVLFTLGKFLLSLYFGQFKPTSAFGAAGTIILIMMWINYSCMLIFFGAEFTKIYTLKKGYPIIPSKHAKWSEAKLYEESMKDKTAQE from the coding sequence ATGAAAAACAACCTTACATTTTTCTGGGATGTATTAAAAGAGACCTTTAAGGAATGGAATAAGTCCTCGGCATCCAAAGATTCGGCAAGCCTTGCTTACTACGCCATTTTTTCTATTCCGGGCCTTCTGATCATCATCATCTGGATTGCCGGAAACTTTTTTGGTGAAGAAGCGATACGCGGCGAAATCAGCAGCCAGATCAGCGGGATTATGGGCGCCGATGTAGCCACGAGCATTCAGGATATGATTGCCGGGGCGCTGATTGACAAAGAAAATATTTTTATGAAAATTGTAGGAATCGGCTCGTTGGTATTCGGTTCCACTACCCTATTCTTCCAGCTGCAGCATTCCCTGAATACCCTTTGGGATGTAGAATCTGCGCCTAAAAAAGCGTTCGTGAAATTCCTTATCGACCGTGCAAACTCATTAGGAATGATCCTGGTTTTAGGGTTCCTCCTGATGACTACCATGATCTTATCTTCACTGATCAGCCTTTTGAATAACTGGATTACCAGCTATTTCGGATACGAAACATATATGTTGGTAGAGGTGATTAATTTCGCGGTTGGCCTTGCGGTGGTCATGTTGCTGTTTGCGCTCATGTTCAAAGTGCTTCCTGATGTCAGGATCCGCTGGAGATCGGTATGGAAAGGGGCATTTCTGACTGCAGTCCTGTTTACCTTGGGAAAATTCCTGCTGAGCCTGTATTTCGGGCAGTTTAAACCGACTTCAGCATTTGGTGCCGCCGGTACGATCATCCTGATTATGATGTGGATCAATTATTCCTGTATGCTGATCTTTTTTGGGGCAGAGTTTACCAAGATCTATACCCTGAAAAAAGGCTATCCGATCATTCCGTCCAAACATGCGAAGTGGAGTGAAGCGAAGCTGTATGAAGAAAGCATGAAAGATAAGACCGCTCAAGAATAA